A region from the Acyrthosiphon pisum isolate AL4f chromosome A1, pea_aphid_22Mar2018_4r6ur, whole genome shotgun sequence genome encodes:
- the LOC100168224 gene encoding dedicator of cytokinesis protein 1 isoform X2, which translates to MTDENWTHVSDRKRYGIAIHNYLQSGPHRIKLLAGECVHVLEESAEWYYGFSFKNKSTHGIFPKKFVHIMDNVVEKFGPAELTVLKQPQIVHELTSVIREWGAIWKQLYISHNSNFKNVKNKIYELINFRSKILSGTLPVDELKEVQRLATSTIDIGNKLLGLDMVVRDEQGNILNPLHTPTIQLYKHHEIATERIQNSHTAGVYKKSIQQINYLYNYTVYLSVHNFMCKIIDDAELLLTLYDAKSGKSFSENFAIRWATNKMDQGWSQTDIFHNFRALFTDLGTRDLTREKVYLVCYIIRIGGMDNDSNSKKSWATTQIRRPWGVAAMDLTLYFTQKLESDEDKHHFMPFLPCEKDNLENTLKRYLNLRDYSHKEHKGQGLYVSFKLLHGDIKQVREECPHLVLGNVALVRKMGFPEVILPGDVRNDLYLTLVNGEFSRGSLSSSDKNIQVTVTACNEKGVKLLGVIMLGGDSEPLSDFNSVVYYHEDKPRWYEIVKLAIPIEDFKGSHLKFMFKHRSSNETKDKNEKPFALSFVKLMQDNGTTLRDTLHELLVYKIDHKKFDCMDISYLSLASRKNELTETNNQISVPGLSLANKDIFIIQSNICSTKLTQNVDLLGLLNWTSHPDKLRTSLSALMIVDGEEVVKFLQDVLDALFNILMHNSDSDLFDNMVFECLLYIIGLVSDRKYQHFQPVLDLYIKESFSATLAYNKLIVVLKFHLSNLDQTDKDLLLKIMKSFKYIMKFIARSRFLFSQLYEGKGQQTFEMSMYEMLKLLSKLMCSNSDATLFLQGACLKYVPYSIPDIMTVFSTTQLSTLLVELIGNLPPSRLVKQKLITMSDIVHSQLFLNSDCRAILLPSILARIKELLESSDEAKTSIEFRNKTKSVAKIAKVLGENGRKLLDSPDMSDQVEMCVKLLGDIMDLLYVADTGSTFRDITEIMLTVMRTVIQTTIAMNREGPLVGYLVSIMISTLRQMTAEHFDIYIKNFPTNIDLLDFLMEILLVFKDLVIRPVFPKDWCEMIMLQNSVILKSLRYFSHTIRDYFFKDFEHQAWNNFFHCAVTFLTQPSLQLEQFSSNKRWRIISRYKDMRRETGFEILSMWFNLGQYKVNFVPSLVGSFLEMTLTPEVELRKATIPIFFDMMQCEFYSCFDGHTNKRDSSNIKAKFNDFENEMIAKLDHLVEGGKGDEQFKELFESIMLRKCENHSTMRDQGNRFVKIVTGLLERLLEYRAVINDENKENRMNCTVNLLNFYMDIKRQEMYIRYVNKLCSLHLECDDFAEAAYTLRLHSELLSWSNDPLPPLLRSPLRYPTCDTHRQLKEALYHDIIDYFNKGKMWECAVCMCKELVRQCESETYDYIQLSSLLQRMSNFYDNIMKQLRPEPEYFRVAYYGKGFPSFIQNKVFIYRGKEYERLSDFSNRTLNQFPNATLMQTLSKPGSEITESSNQYIQINNVEPVMDERKEHLLRKPISQQILRHYRVNDVKRFKFSRPFYRVDPKVNSNDDNEFANLWIERTVLDTTYSLPGILRWFPVKHFDTYEISPLKNAIETMQETNKYLRELIIAHRNDSTLPLNPLTMKLNGILDAAVMGGVTKYEKAFFTSEYSVNHEEDEHLIEKLKDLVASQIPLLDIGVKVHSARAPPSLTPLQSRFEDCFEKMKVHIEENYGKKTCDIKFDVVKMRRHTTAGSRFNEKRYSGSSIGSTEGQNGITKQSLMSTTSLSSSLAIFAGPVLVSGSNKFGTIGALTRKDKKEKKRRNRTVSKMATTNDRDLSISNSSSSNSQWYALPDADNMSLSSINSNLSVFSSPTPVIELRQELTPKRPLRSEVEKERRLSRPNSGQYQFSKLPSMNNLNRDSLATDSTASDDDTPPPLPAKTREADYSNLSDKDSLGLPDYCSPIIVNNIMPEQPLQLINSQENNRPPTPPPKKPPMKAPV; encoded by the exons ATGACTGACGAAAATTGGACTCATGTCAGCGACCGAAAGAGATATGGAATCG CCATTCATAACTATCTTCAAAGTGGACCACATCGTATCAAACTGTTGGCCGGTGAATGTGTTCACGTTCTGGAAGAAAGTGCTGAATGGTATTACGGGTTCTCTTTTAAGAATAAATCAACCCACGGGATATTTCCTAAAAAATTTGTTCATATCATGGATAATGTTGTTGAAAAATTTgg gCCAGCGGAGTTGACAGTTTTGAAACAACCACAAATTGTGCATGAATTAACCAGCGTTATTCGAGAATGGGGTGCCATATGGAAACAATTATACATA tCTCAcaactcaaattttaaaaatgtaaaaaataaaatttacgaattaataaactttagaagtaaaatattatctggTACACTTCCAGTAGACGAGCTAAAAGAAGTACAAAGACTGGCTACATCTACCATAGATATTGGAAACAA attattaggACTAGATATGGTGGTTAGGGATGAACAGGGTAATATTTTGAATCCATTACATACACCAACCATTCAGCTATACAAACATCATGAAATAGCCACCGAACGCATCCAAAATTCTCat actgCTGGGGTGTATAAAAAGTCAATCCAGCAAATAAACTATTTGTATAACTACACTGTGTATTTATCTGTACACAATTTCATGTGCAAAATAATAGATGATGCTGAACTGCTATTAACATTATATGATGCAAAGAGTGGTAaatcattttctgaaaattttgctATACGATGGGCAACCAATAAAATGGACCAGGGATGGTCACAGActgatatttttcataatttcagaGCTTTATTCACA GACCTAGGAACCAGAGATTTAACTCGAGAGAAGGTATACTtagtgtgttatattataagaattggTGGTATGGATAATGATAGTAATAGTAAAAAGAGTTGGGCTACAACACAAATCCGTAGACCCTGGGGTGTTGCTGCAATGGATCTGACTTTGTATTTTACTCAAAAATTGGAGAGTGATGAAGACAAACATCATTTTATGCCATTTTTacc ATGTGAAAAAGATAACCTTGAAAACACTCTTAAAAGGTATTTAAATCTTAGAGACTATTCTCATAAAGAACACAAAGGTCAAGGACTGTATGTCAGTTTTAAACTGCTTCATGGGGATATTAAACag GTGCGAGAAGAATGTCCACATTTAGTACTTGGTAATGTTGCCTTAGTGAGAAAAATGGGCTTTCCAGAAGTTATATTACCTGGTGATGTGAGAAATGATCTCTACTTAACATTGGTAAATGGAGAGTTCTCAAGAGGAAGTTTGTCTTCGTCGGACAAAAATATCCAAGTTACTGTCACTGCATGTAATGAAAAAGGTGTTAAGTTACTT GGTGTAATCATGCTAGGCGGGGACTCTGAACCTCTTTCTGATTTTAATTCTGTGGTTTATTATCATGAAGATAAACCTCGCTGGtatgaaattgtaaaattagcCATACCTATAGAGGACTTCAAAGGTAGTCACTTGAAGTTCATGTTCAAACATAGATCATCAAATGAAACcaaagataaaaatgaaaagcCATTTGCACTATCATTTGTTAAATTGATGCAAGATAATGGCACTACTTTGAGAGACACGTTACATGAATTATTGGTGTACAAA attgatcataaaaaatttgattgcaTGGACATATCATATCTAAGTCTTGCTTCAAGGAAAAATGAATTAACCgaaacaaataatcaaatatctGTACCTGGACTATCCTTAGctaataaagatatatttataatacagtcAAATATTTGCTCAACAAAACTAACACAAAATG ttgatCTCTTGGGTTTGCTGAATTGGACAAGTCATCCTGACAAATTACGTACTAGTTTATCTGCTTTGATGATAGTTGACGGCGAAGAAGTAGTTAAGTTCTTGCAAGATGTTTTAGATGCATTATTCAACATTCTCATGCATAATTCTGATTCTGATCTCTTTGATAACATGGTCTTTGAATGTTtg CTATACATTATTGGATTAGTTTCTGATAGAAAATATCAGCACTTCCAACCAGTTctagatttatatattaaagaaaGTTTTTCTGCAACACTGGCCTATAA TAAACTGATAGTAGTTTTAAAATTCCATTTAAGTAACTTGGATCAAACTGACAAGGAtctcttattaaaaataatgaaatcattCAAGTACATCATGAAGTTTATTGCCAGATCTCGTTTTTTGTTTTCTCA attGTATGAAGGCAAGGGACAACAAACTTTTGAAATGTCTATGTATGAAATGTTGAAGTTGTTATCAAAGTTAATGTGTAGTAACTCGGAtgcaacattatttttacaaggCGCATGTCTTAAATATGTTCCTTATTCTATTCCCGACATAATGACTGTCTTTAGTACTACTCAATTaag TACATTACTGGTGGAACTCATTGGTAACTTGCCTCCATCCAGACTAGTGAAACAAAAGTTGATTACTATGAGCGATATAGTTCATagccaactttttttaaactcagaTTGTCGTGCCATATTACTTCCATCTATACTTGCAAGAATTAAGGAGCTTTTAGAGTCTTCTGACGAG GCGAAAACTAGCATCGAGTTtcgaaacaaaacaaaatcagTAGCAAAAATTGCCAAAGTGCTGGGAGAAAATGGCCGCAAGTTACTAGACTCTCCTGATATGAGTGATCAa GTCGAAATGTGTGTAAAACTATTAGGCGACATTATGGATCTGCTGTATGTGGCCGACACGGGATCAACATTTCGCGATATAACTGAAATAATGCTCACTGTCATGCGTACTGTAATTCAAACCACCATAGCGATGAACCGCGAAGGGCCTCTAGTG GGCTACCTCGTGTCCATAATGATATCGACGTTGCGCCAGATGACTGCCGAACACTTTGACATCTACATAAAAAACTTTCCCACCAATATCGACCTGTTAGATTTTCTTATGGAAATACTGCTCGTCTTCAAGGATCTTGTTATACGGCCAGTGTTTCCCAAAGACTGGTGCGAGATGATAATGCTTCAGAACAG tgtGATATTGAAGTCGTTGAGATACTTTTCACACACAATCCGTGACTATTTCTTCAAAGACTTCGAACACCAAGCGTGGAATAACTTCTTCCATTGTGCTGTCACGTTTTTGACACAGCCATCTCTTCAGCTGGAACAGTTCTCGTCCAATAAACGTTGGAGGATCATCAGTCGGTACAAGGACATGCGCAGGGAAACCGGATTTGAAATCCTAAGCATGTGGTTTAACTTGG GGCAGTACAAAGTAAATTTCGTTCCTAGTCTGGTGGGCTCTTTCCTAGAGATGACGTTGACACCCGAAGTCGAGTTGCGCAAAGCCACCATACCCATATTCTTTGATATGATGCAATGTGAGTTTTATTCATGTTTCGATGGTCACACAAACAAACGGGACTCAAGTAACATCAAAGCTAAATTTAACGAC TTTGAAAATGAAATGATCGCCAAACTTGATCACTTAGTTGAAGGTGGTAAAGGCGATGAACAGTTTAAAGAACTTTTCGAATCTATAATGTTAAGGAAATGTGAAAATCATTCTACTATGAGAGatcaa ggTAATCGATTTGTTAAAATAGTTACTGGTCTTCTGGAACGATTGCTAGAATATCGAGCCGTCATAAATGatgaaaacaaagaaaataggATGAACTGTACTGTTAActtattg aatttttatatgGATATAAAACGACAAGAAATGTACATCAGATATGTGAACAAACTGTGTTCTCTTCATTTAGAATGTGATGACTTTGCCGAAGCTGCGTATACTCTTAGATTACACAGTGAATTACTATCATGGTCGAATGATCCATTGCCACCTTTATTACGATCTCCATTGAGATACCCAACTTGCGACACACATAGACAATTAAAGGAAGCTTTGTACCATGACATCATTGATTATTTCAATAAAGGAAAA ATGTGGGAATGTGCTGTGTGCATGTGTAAAGAACTTGTTAGACAGTGTGAAAGTGAGACATATGATTATATACAGCTAAGCTCATTATTACAACGTATGTCAAATTTCTACGATAATATAATGAAGCAGCTTAGACCTGAACCAGAGTATTTCAGAGTTGCATATTATGGCAAAGGTTTTCCTTCATTCATACAAAACAAAGTTTTTATATACAGAGGCAAAGAATATGAACGTCTGAGCGATTTCTCTAACAGGACACTGAATCAATTTCCTAACGCTACTTTAATGCAAACACTATCAAAACCTGGATCAGAAATTACTGAATCTTCCAATCAAT atattcaaattaataatgttgAACCTGTAATGGATGAACGAAAAGAACATTTATTAAGAAAACCAATCAGCCAGCAAATACTTAGACATTATAG GGTGAATGACGTGAAGCGATTTAAGTTTTCAAGACCGTTTTACCGTGTAGATCCTAAGGTGAACTCAAATGATGATAACGAGTTTGCAAATCTATGGATTGAACGCACAGTGTTAGATACGACATATTCATTACCTGGCATACTACGATGGTTTCCAGTTAAACATTTTGATACATATGAAATAAGTCCACTTAAAAATGCAATTGAGACTATGCAGGaaacaaataa GTATCTAAGAGAGTTGATAATAGCTCATCGAAATGACTCTACATTGCCATTGAATCCTTTGACTATGAAATTGAATGGCATACTGGATGCAGCTGTGATGGGTGGAGTGACAAAGTACGAAAAAGCATTTTTTACATCTGAATATTCGGTGAATCACGAAGAAGATGAACACCTTATCGAAAAGTTAAAGGATTTGGTTGCTTCCCAAATACCATTATTAGATATTGGTGTAAAAGTACATAGCGCACGTGCTCCACCATCATTGACACCGTTACAATCACGATTTGAAGActgttttgaaaaaatgaaaGTGCATATTGAAGAAAATTATGGCAAAAAG ACgtgtgatattaaatttgatgttGTCAAAATGAGAAGACATACAACTGCAGGAAGCCGTTTTAACGAAAAAAGATATTCTGGTTCTAGTATTGGATCAACAGA agGACAAAATGGTATAACTAAGCAATCTCTTATGTCAACAACTTCATTATCTTCCAGCTTGGCTATCTTTGCAGGGCCTGTATTAGTGTCTGGTTCGAATAAATTTGGTACTATTGGGGCACTTACCAGGaaagataaaaaagaaaaaaaaagacgtAATAGGACTGTATCAAAAATGGCAACAACAAATGATAGAGATTTGAGCATTTCTAACAGCTCTTCTAGCAATAGTCAATGGTATGCACTGCCTGATGCAGACAATATGTCTTTGAGTTCTATAAACAGTAACCTGAGTGTATTTTCTTCTCCTACACCTGTCATTGAGTTACGGCAAGag CTGACACCCAAGAGGCCACTACGCTCAGAAGTGGAAAAAGAGAGACGTTTAAGTCGACCCAATAGTGGTCAGTATCAATTTTCAAAGTTACCATCCATGAACAATCTTAACAGAGATTCATTGG CAACAGATTCAACAGCAAGCGATGATGACACTCCTCCACCACTGCCTGCAAAGACCAGAGAAGCGGATTACTCAAATCTCTCAGACAAGGACAGTTTGGGTCTACCGGATTATTGTAGTCCTATTATAGTGAACAACATTATG CCAGAACAGCCATTACAATTAATCAACTCTCAAGAAAACAATAGGCCGCCAACACCTCCTCCCAAGAAACCCCCTATGAAAGCtcctgtataa